One part of the Pyrinomonadaceae bacterium genome encodes these proteins:
- a CDS encoding polysaccharide deacetylase family protein, which yields MASVLVYHSISSPAEPMAGDIDISKERFTQQLQWLARGNKVVRLEQTMTQSRRGAIAITFDDGFRDNLTVALPLLEKYNLPMTLFVVAGFVDSDGYLTEEDLREIAAHPLITIGSHGLWHRHFNRITLDEARFELTESKRLLEDTIGKPIDLMAWPYGECSAEVEELAGECGYRAGWAVWQGTNGAFSRWRVPLGRNDNLPRFIAKASGVYGLTEAPLHRYHERRRQKKDAVRADGKVTAFGNLDTSLSREKY from the coding sequence ATGGCTTCAGTACTTGTCTATCACTCGATTAGTTCGCCGGCTGAACCGATGGCCGGCGACATCGACATTTCTAAAGAGCGCTTCACGCAGCAACTTCAGTGGCTGGCGCGCGGGAACAAAGTTGTGCGTTTGGAACAAACTATGACGCAGTCACGCCGTGGCGCGATCGCGATCACTTTCGACGATGGTTTTCGAGACAACCTCACCGTCGCTCTGCCACTGCTGGAAAAATACAATTTGCCGATGACGCTTTTCGTGGTGGCCGGCTTCGTCGATAGCGATGGCTATCTCACGGAAGAGGACTTGCGCGAGATCGCGGCGCATCCGCTGATCACGATCGGATCCCATGGGCTGTGGCATCGCCATTTCAATCGGATAACGCTCGATGAAGCGCGGTTTGAACTGACAGAGTCGAAACGTTTGCTCGAGGACACGATTGGCAAACCTATCGATCTGATGGCGTGGCCCTACGGCGAATGCAGTGCGGAGGTCGAAGAGCTAGCCGGTGAGTGTGGCTATCGCGCCGGGTGGGCGGTGTGGCAAGGGACGAACGGAGCTTTTTCGCGCTGGCGGGTGCCGCTCGGCCGCAACGATAACCTGCCCCGATTTATTGCCAAGGCATCCGGCGTATACGGCCTGACTGAAGCGCCGTTGCACCGATATCACGAACGGCGCCGGCAAAAGAAAGATGCAGTCAGAGCGGACGGCAAAGTAACCGCTTTCGGAAATTTAGACACGTCTCTATCGAGAGAGAAGTACTGA